TAGTAGCTTCTTCTGTAGTGATCTGCTCTTTTAACCCAACTACTTTTTGATGTAATTGCTCAAGTTTAATTTTAAGATCCATAATGGTGTTTTTTAAAGAGTTTCATCAATGATTTCAGCGGTTGGAGCATTGGTTTTTACAGAATTAATTCCGATTTCCATGCTAGATTTTGAACTGTAATACTGACTTTTTCCAATGATTTCACCGTTTCTTGCTTTCAATACGAAGTAATCTTTTTCGTTTACAGCAACTCTTCTGTCGTATCTTGAATCATCCTGTGAATTGATTCTTACAGATTCAATTCCTTTGTGGCAGTTTGCTTTTGTCGTGTAACCTTCGCTGGTTAAAATAATTTCACCGTTCCCGGCTTTCAGATTAAATTGATATTCATCATTTTTTCTTTTGCTGATCGTAAATTTTCCCATGATTGTTATTTTTTTATAAATCTTTCTGAAATTTCTTTTTCATCAAGAATTTGATTGTTTAATAAAATGATTTGAAGTTTTCCTGTTATTGGGTTTTCAAAAATTTGAGCTCCTGATCTACAATTTTCAAACCTATATTTA
Above is a genomic segment from Chryseobacterium mulctrae containing:
- a CDS encoding YegP family protein, producing MGKFTISKRKNDEYQFNLKAGNGEIILTSEGYTTKANCHKGIESVRINSQDDSRYDRRVAVNEKDYFVLKARNGEIIGKSQYYSSKSSMEIGINSVKTNAPTAEIIDETL